Proteins encoded by one window of Cannabis sativa cultivar Pink pepper isolate KNU-18-1 chromosome 4, ASM2916894v1, whole genome shotgun sequence:
- the LOC133037361 gene encoding uncharacterized protein LOC133037361: MVSEILQEDAEIPVPIEECRYVRDVYQMFLPWPKHLILTTEGPLAQPPSRRDASKGKAPMLSPQGRGAREDDLFTEEKMALIPNSLKWMIHEFLRLKDKRDIITIPVPRGFIAPRTQITLSGEDLQQVATCEYIGNHGMLFGMMYTLL, encoded by the exons atggtttcggaaatcctgcaagaggacgctgaaatcccagtcccaattgaagagtgcagatatgttagggacgtataccagatgttccttccttggcctaaacacttaattttaacaaccgag ggtccactcgctcaaccgccctcaagacgtgatgcgtcaaaggggaaagctccgatgctttctccacaaggccgtggtgcacgggaagatgacttgttcacggaagagaagatggcgttgatccctaattcgctaaaatggatgattcatgaattcctaaggctcaaagataaacgtgatataatcacaattcctgtcccccgaggattcattgcaccgcgtacccagatcacgttatctggagaggatttgcagcaggttgctacgtgtgaGTACATCGGCAACCATGGAAtgttgtttggaatgatgtatactcttctttaa